The proteins below come from a single Mucilaginibacter mali genomic window:
- a CDS encoding glycosyltransferase family 2 protein, which produces MEILFWISLFIAFYTYVGYGILLFIIIKIKRAIYGRKHITDPEYDLLPECTLVIAAYNEADIIREKIDNTLALKYPAGKLKVLFVTDGSSDNTPDIIAEYPQIKLLHQPGRSGKIVAVHRAMEYVDTEIVVFTDANTMLNDEAMVKICRHYADKTVGAVAGEKRVKIEATDDASAAGEGFYWKYESALKKWDSELFTVVGAAGELFSVRRDLYRPVSNDTILDDFMISMLIAEKGYRIVYEPDAYAIESASANVSEELKRKVRIAAGGIQSVIWLKGLFNIFKYPLLSFQYISHRVLRWTVTPFFMILAFISNILIVAGPGGGLIYQLLLVGQALFYGLALLGFIMEKRQIRVKALFVPYYFCVMNYAVLAGIVRYYKGSQSAAWDKAQRKVG; this is translated from the coding sequence ATGGAAATACTTTTTTGGATAAGCCTTTTCATTGCGTTTTATACCTATGTGGGCTATGGCATTTTGCTTTTTATTATCATTAAAATAAAGCGCGCCATTTATGGCCGTAAACATATCACCGACCCTGAGTACGATCTTTTACCCGAATGCACACTGGTGATTGCTGCCTATAACGAAGCCGATATCATCCGCGAGAAAATAGATAATACACTTGCGCTAAAGTATCCCGCCGGTAAACTAAAAGTGCTTTTTGTTACAGATGGATCATCAGATAACACCCCTGATATTATTGCAGAATACCCGCAGATCAAACTATTGCATCAACCCGGTCGCTCAGGCAAAATTGTAGCCGTGCATAGGGCTATGGAATACGTGGATACAGAAATTGTGGTATTTACCGATGCCAATACCATGCTGAACGATGAGGCCATGGTAAAGATCTGCCGCCACTATGCCGACAAAACCGTTGGCGCGGTAGCCGGCGAAAAACGCGTAAAAATAGAAGCTACCGACGATGCCAGCGCCGCGGGTGAGGGTTTCTACTGGAAGTATGAATCGGCCCTGAAGAAATGGGATTCGGAGTTATTTACCGTGGTTGGCGCCGCCGGCGAATTATTCAGCGTTCGCCGCGACCTGTACCGGCCGGTATCAAACGATACTATTCTTGATGATTTCATGATATCGATGCTGATTGCTGAAAAAGGGTATCGCATTGTGTACGAACCTGATGCCTACGCGATAGAATCAGCATCGGCCAACGTAAGCGAAGAACTGAAGCGCAAGGTAAGGATTGCCGCCGGTGGCATACAATCGGTAATATGGTTGAAGGGTTTGTTCAATATTTTCAAATACCCGCTGTTATCGTTCCAGTACATCAGCCACCGTGTTTTGCGGTGGACGGTAACGCCGTTTTTTATGATACTGGCGTTTATCAGCAACATCCTGATAGTTGCCGGGCCGGGAGGTGGTTTGATCTATCAATTACTACTGGTGGGACAGGCGCTATTTTATGGCCTTGCTCTCCTGGGCTTTATTATGGAAAAGCGCCAGATACGGGTAAAGGCGCTGTTTGTACCCTATTATTTTTGCGTAATGAATTATGCGGTTTTGGCCGGTATTGTGCGCTATTATAAAGGCAGCCAAAGCGCGGCATGGGATAAGGCGCAACGGAAAGTGGGGTAA
- a CDS encoding glycosyltransferase family 2 protein, protein MKKISIITVNFNQPGVTRELLLSIQQVNTYKDIEIIVVDNGSTTGKVTELIPQFTDVKFIRSEANLGFAGGNNIGIAAATGDYFFLVNTDTEFTPDLVQKLVDVLDQHPEVGMVSPRIQFFPDTGMTQYAGSTQINFITGRNKMIGKFQRNGDDFNSVIGPTAYIHGAAVMVKREVIDKAGPMHESYFLYYEEVDWCEHVKKAGYKLWVRGDAVIYHKESISVGKKSWLKEYFMTRNRILFTRRNASPVVVFLFYIYFLLIVAPRNILGYIKSGNTEFIKYLFKAIWWNFTHKKDSHDLGVTLK, encoded by the coding sequence ATGAAAAAAATATCCATCATTACCGTTAATTTCAACCAGCCCGGGGTTACGCGGGAGTTGCTATTATCTATTCAACAGGTAAACACCTATAAAGATATAGAAATAATTGTTGTAGATAACGGAAGTACCACCGGCAAGGTTACCGAATTGATACCGCAGTTTACTGATGTAAAGTTTATACGCAGCGAAGCCAATTTAGGTTTTGCCGGCGGTAATAATATTGGTATTGCCGCTGCCACCGGCGATTACTTTTTCCTGGTGAACACCGATACCGAGTTTACCCCCGACCTGGTGCAGAAGCTGGTTGACGTATTGGACCAGCACCCCGAGGTAGGCATGGTATCGCCACGCATACAATTCTTTCCAGATACCGGGATGACACAGTACGCCGGTTCAACACAGATCAACTTCATTACCGGCCGCAATAAAATGATCGGCAAGTTTCAGCGCAACGGCGATGATTTCAACAGCGTAATAGGCCCTACAGCCTACATTCATGGCGCGGCTGTAATGGTAAAACGCGAAGTGATAGACAAGGCCGGCCCGATGCACGAAAGCTACTTTTTATACTACGAAGAGGTTGACTGGTGCGAGCACGTTAAGAAGGCCGGTTACAAACTTTGGGTGCGCGGCGACGCGGTTATTTATCATAAAGAGTCGATATCGGTAGGAAAAAAGAGCTGGTTGAAAGAGTACTTCATGACCCGCAACCGTATTTTATTTACCCGTCGTAATGCCTCACCGGTGGTGGTGTTTTTGTTTTACATTTATTTTTTACTGATAGTTGCGCCCCGAAATATCCTCGGCTATATCAAATCGGGCAATACTGAATTTATCAAATACCTGTTTAAAGCCATCTGGTGGAATTTTACGCATAAAAAAGATAGCCACGACCTGGGCGTTACCCTCAAATAG
- a CDS encoding fused response regulator/phosphatase has protein sequence MPASHKILLVDDNPLVLEMMGRALSREGFICMKANSAMQAMELLEKDVPDIILSDYDMPEMNGFQFRQQLMGNKKFKHIPFMFLTSMNNAELMLEGMNMDAIDYIVKDVPVPVIVSKITNVLNTIREQHERSISELSRAAVALNLNSVPQKVPVLHGFGIDFWHKPYQNYPGGDFIDFIQIDERYTFIVLGDVMGKKWGAWFFSFGFLSYVRSAVRLCIFDGDLSTKSIMQKINSVVHHDPVVSEVLSTLSLVMVDTELSQMSYSGAGDLPLLYYNYAGDKTSRIQSEGLLLGLRQDGDFDEFMLKLNPGDQILMLTDGMIDEETAGRKRSDYSNFEQAITAFLGKPDTFNQIRNSDFLNKKAQEQIDDCSLIFLQKEIN, from the coding sequence ATGCCTGCATCACATAAAATACTTTTGGTTGATGACAATCCCCTTGTTTTAGAGATGATGGGCCGCGCGCTTTCGCGCGAGGGTTTTATTTGCATGAAGGCCAATTCGGCTATGCAGGCGATGGAACTGCTGGAAAAGGATGTGCCCGATATCATCCTGTCTGACTATGATATGCCCGAAATGAACGGTTTTCAGTTCAGGCAGCAGTTAATGGGGAATAAAAAATTCAAACATATTCCTTTCATGTTCCTTACATCAATGAACAATGCCGAACTGATGCTGGAGGGGATGAATATGGATGCCATTGATTACATTGTTAAGGATGTCCCGGTGCCGGTTATCGTATCTAAAATAACCAATGTTTTAAACACCATACGCGAGCAGCACGAGCGTTCCATCAGCGAATTGAGCAGGGCGGCTGTGGCCCTGAATTTAAATTCTGTTCCGCAAAAAGTGCCCGTACTTCACGGTTTCGGTATTGATTTTTGGCATAAGCCTTACCAAAATTACCCGGGGGGCGATTTTATAGATTTTATCCAGATAGATGAACGCTACACTTTTATTGTGCTGGGCGATGTGATGGGAAAAAAATGGGGGGCATGGTTTTTTTCGTTCGGGTTTTTAAGCTATGTGCGGTCGGCGGTGCGGCTTTGCATCTTCGATGGCGATCTTTCTACCAAAAGCATCATGCAAAAAATAAATTCGGTGGTGCATCACGATCCGGTGGTTAGCGAGGTTTTATCCACACTATCGCTGGTGATGGTTGATACCGAACTATCGCAGATGAGTTATTCGGGCGCGGGCGATCTGCCTTTGCTTTATTATAACTATGCCGGGGATAAAACAAGCAGGATACAATCGGAGGGCTTATTATTGGGCTTGCGGCAGGATGGCGATTTTGATGAGTTTATGCTAAAATTAAACCCGGGCGACCAAATACTGATGCTAACCGATGGGATGATAGATGAGGAAACGGCGGGAAGGAAGCGATCGGACTATAGTAACTTTGAGCAGGCAATAACCGCCTTTTTAGGTAAGCCGGATACTTTTAACCAAATAAGAAACAGTGATTTTTTAAACAAAAAGGCCCAGGAACAAATTGACGATTGCAGCCTGATTTTTTTGCAAAAGGAGATAAACTAA
- a CDS encoding STAS domain-containing protein, translated as MILNTRDENGITIAQILIQEANLTQADALKAEMVAIIDKHPKKILTDFSQVQYVDSSFLGAMVSSLKYAVANKADIAVVNLPKDIHDLFALIRLDKVFKIYTSVEEALADSN; from the coding sequence ATGATACTGAACACCCGCGACGAAAACGGCATTACCATTGCCCAAATATTGATACAGGAAGCTAATCTTACCCAGGCCGATGCCCTGAAGGCAGAAATGGTGGCGATAATTGATAAGCACCCCAAAAAGATACTGACCGATTTTAGCCAGGTGCAATATGTGGATAGTTCGTTTTTGGGCGCTATGGTATCATCATTAAAATACGCTGTAGCAAACAAAGCAGATATTGCCGTGGTTAATTTACCAAAGGATATACACGACCTTTTCGCGCTGATAAGGCTTGATAAGGTTTTTAAAATATACACCAGTGTTGAGGAGGCATTGGCCGATAGTAATTAA
- a CDS encoding ATP-binding protein yields the protein MEQAIRQILIFPNRADKIYTFIQKVVGFIEQYMPEKVSKVSFNIRVIVTELLTNSIKHTGGGDTGVELILTPTTFTIKKTDEGTPFDIKHDGAGWPLDEGIKGPIKIYSDVLNGLYANIVSPYSLSFYTESYADAGEDHADLSEHYGLIIICRASDSFVYQYNPRSRQNIFTVTINLV from the coding sequence ATGGAACAAGCGATAAGGCAAATACTGATATTCCCTAACCGGGCCGATAAGATATATACCTTTATACAAAAGGTGGTAGGCTTTATTGAGCAGTATATGCCCGAAAAGGTTTCTAAAGTTTCCTTTAATATCCGTGTAATTGTAACCGAACTGCTTACCAATAGTATAAAACATACAGGCGGGGGCGATACCGGCGTGGAACTGATACTTACCCCAACCACCTTTACTATTAAAAAAACCGATGAGGGAACGCCCTTTGATATTAAGCACGACGGGGCAGGCTGGCCTTTGGATGAGGGGATAAAAGGGCCAATAAAAATATACTCGGATGTGCTGAATGGTTTATATGCCAACATTGTTTCACCCTATAGCCTTAGTTTTTATACCGAAAGCTACGCTGATGCCGGTGAAGATCATGCGGATCTGTCTGAACATTACGGCCTGATCATTATTTGCCGGGCGAGCGATTCGTTTGTGTACCAGTATAACCCGCGCAGCAGGCAAAATATTTTTACGGTTACCATTAACCTTGTTTAG
- a CDS encoding acyltransferase family protein, whose translation MAMSNIAATGQKKAKIFFPNLNGVRAIASLMVVIAHIELEKKEFNLPLIPHITLLNFGKVGVSVFFALSGFLITYLLLEERKNFGKVSFADFYMRRILRIWPLYFLIVIVGFFIYPKNNSSEAFWLSVFFLPNLAFTLKLLPALFDPIWSIGTEEQFYIFHPHFFRFKKVLHVFYALFGFLIFYLVFGQVTRHFSEGNYVVGVIGELTYYARFDNMAIGALVAVLYYNTKNNEFKFYFQKLFDLVFNKYVQILLLLAFVGFVYIYLQRLPPEGDLVIATLAALLIVNLCETETSIVSLSNSKIRLIGEISYGIYLIHKFPVRLMVWFVKTYMPDAGVLVQNLVIYIAAIAVTLVLAWLSYNFFEKYFLGLKKKFAKITQH comes from the coding sequence ATGGCAATGAGCAATATTGCTGCGACAGGCCAAAAAAAGGCTAAAATATTTTTCCCTAATTTAAACGGCGTCAGAGCTATTGCATCACTGATGGTGGTGATTGCGCATATCGAACTGGAGAAAAAAGAATTTAATCTGCCGCTTATCCCGCATATCACGCTTTTAAATTTCGGTAAAGTTGGCGTATCGGTGTTTTTTGCCCTAAGCGGTTTCCTGATCACCTACCTGTTGCTTGAAGAGCGTAAGAACTTTGGCAAGGTTTCATTTGCCGATTTTTATATGCGCCGTATCCTGCGGATATGGCCATTGTATTTCCTCATCGTTATTGTCGGTTTTTTTATCTACCCTAAAAACAATTCGAGCGAGGCGTTTTGGCTGTCGGTATTTTTTCTTCCTAACCTTGCTTTTACTTTAAAACTGTTACCCGCCTTGTTCGACCCAATTTGGTCTATCGGTACCGAAGAGCAGTTCTACATTTTCCATCCGCACTTTTTCAGGTTTAAAAAGGTATTACATGTTTTTTATGCCCTTTTCGGTTTCTTAATATTTTATCTTGTTTTTGGCCAGGTTACCCGCCATTTTTCTGAAGGTAATTATGTGGTAGGTGTAATTGGCGAATTGACCTATTACGCCCGTTTTGATAACATGGCCATCGGCGCGCTTGTGGCCGTATTATACTATAATACTAAAAACAACGAGTTTAAATTTTACTTCCAAAAACTGTTTGACCTTGTTTTTAACAAGTATGTACAAATACTGTTGCTGCTGGCATTTGTAGGCTTTGTATATATTTACCTGCAGCGCCTGCCACCCGAAGGCGACCTGGTGATAGCTACTTTAGCGGCACTGCTGATAGTTAACCTATGCGAAACTGAAACCAGCATCGTTTCGCTTAGCAACAGCAAAATTCGTTTAATTGGCGAAATTTCCTACGGTATTTATTTGATACACAAATTTCCGGTACGCCTGATGGTTTGGTTTGTAAAAACCTATATGCCTGATGCAGGTGTACTGGTGCAAAACCTGGTCATCTATATCGCGGCTATTGCCGTAACATTAGTGCTTGCCTGGTTATCATACAATTTCTTCGAGAAATATTTCCTTGGATTGAAGAAGAAGTTTGCCAAGATCACACAGCATTAA
- a CDS encoding 4'-phosphopantetheinyl transferase family protein, whose translation MPGTVECSFIGRPAWDQQPASDGLHKYTVYIWHGVTAGLLHLYDACFTLLEPQEQARALRYYQLKDKQRYVIQHGILRVLLGQQVNMPARQIPFTYNSNKKPGLAVADRSCHFNISHSAGEFLIALGDTELGIDIEWMNPDFAYADVASQYFSAAEVDYINSSPDATAAFFLLWTRKEALLKACGTGIDDNLPDMPALDGKGTLPVDYENIGWITESFFTGENFMGSITYPSPKTCLQFRKLDIETLCLLF comes from the coding sequence ATGCCGGGTACAGTTGAATGCAGTTTTATCGGTCGCCCGGCGTGGGATCAGCAACCGGCATCTGATGGTTTACATAAATACACCGTTTACATTTGGCATGGGGTAACCGCCGGTCTGCTGCATTTATACGATGCTTGTTTTACCCTTTTAGAGCCACAGGAACAAGCCCGGGCGTTGCGCTATTACCAGTTAAAGGACAAGCAGCGTTATGTTATTCAGCATGGTATTTTGCGGGTATTACTGGGGCAACAAGTGAATATGCCCGCGCGACAGATTCCGTTTACTTATAATTCCAATAAAAAGCCCGGTTTAGCTGTTGCAGACCGGTCCTGCCATTTCAATATCTCACATTCGGCCGGGGAGTTTTTAATTGCTTTAGGCGATACCGAATTGGGCATTGATATAGAATGGATGAACCCTGATTTCGCTTATGCGGACGTGGCATCGCAATATTTTAGCGCAGCCGAAGTGGATTACATCAATAGTTCGCCTGACGCTACAGCAGCATTTTTTTTATTATGGACACGCAAGGAGGCCCTGTTAAAAGCCTGCGGAACCGGCATAGATGATAACCTGCCCGATATGCCGGCGCTGGATGGTAAAGGCACTTTGCCTGTTGATTATGAAAATATCGGCTGGATAACGGAAAGTTTTTTCACCGGAGAGAATTTTATGGGGAGCATTACTTACCCATCGCCAAAAACGTGCTTGCAGTTTCGCAAACTTGATATAGAGACCTTATGTTTATTATTTTAA
- a CDS encoding non-ribosomal peptide synthetase: MADQEHNDLLNVGIGPVVEYPKDTPVYTYIAEKAKQYPDKIALKFQDHQYSYRTLDEASNRIARALIAEGIKTGDIIGIAMDRSADMIIALLGIVKSGAAYIPLDPDYPTDRVEFMLEDGAAKILFTQRKYQGHYKTTSKEVYIEDLQAKLSDFEPTQPQNEVTGESLIYILYTSGSTGKPKGVQIRHRNLLNLELGMAHLKMTSDDVLLGITTISFDIFGLEMYLPLMHGATLIITDTVTAKDGRALLEILKTQDVTFFQATPYTWRMLVESGWKDPLPIKGITGGEPLTKDLASKIIPLCKELWNQYGPTETTIYSTIKHVTSIDDITIGKPLLNTQVYIVDEHLNNLTDGSEGEILIGGEGVAIGYLNRPELNAEKFIDDKFTGIPGAKVYRTGDLGRFDAKGDIFCLGRTDHQVKIRGYRIEVEEIEFILSKQANIKQVVVMPRSDMGPDMRLVAYIVLADVNEDSVQHLDAWKQSLIDELPEYMVPDDFAVIDTIPITPNGKVDRKAMPNPIPFIVRHRNTYVAPRTEVEKMVADIWSEYMNIEQVGIFDNFFELGGRSLVAVKIMARIEQETGKRLPLATLFEHSTVEKLSLRLQMDSKSITWDSLVPIKPQGNKMPIYIVHGAGLNVLLFNALAMNLDDDQPVYGLQAKSLNGIDKPLDDMGEIAASYIAEIIAKNPDGPYALAGYSLGGIIAYEMARQMKNEGRDVRMVAMFDTYITQTQKHDSWIKKTFDNTRFFIMQVLYSFVLLAEDPKRAIEYKWLQIKRRIIRLYWRITHGKEQKQEGFFGYSNQIDEENQRAMDNYFVEPVDIAIDLFRAKKRTFYMDDFKTMGWKPFAKRGVLVHDIPGEHNTIFAPPNDKEFAVVLQECLDRAVKN; encoded by the coding sequence ATGGCCGATCAGGAGCATAATGATCTTTTGAACGTTGGGATAGGACCAGTTGTTGAGTATCCTAAAGACACCCCCGTGTATACCTATATTGCCGAAAAAGCAAAGCAATATCCGGATAAAATAGCGCTTAAATTTCAGGACCATCAATATAGTTACCGCACGCTTGATGAAGCATCAAACCGTATTGCCCGCGCGCTGATAGCCGAGGGCATTAAAACCGGCGATATTATTGGCATAGCGATGGACCGCTCGGCCGATATGATCATCGCGCTGTTGGGGATCGTTAAATCAGGGGCGGCTTATATTCCGCTCGATCCGGATTACCCAACCGACCGTGTAGAGTTTATGCTGGAAGATGGCGCCGCCAAGATCCTGTTTACGCAGCGCAAATACCAGGGGCACTATAAAACCACTTCAAAAGAAGTTTATATTGAGGATCTGCAAGCTAAGCTTAGCGATTTTGAGCCAACGCAACCCCAAAATGAAGTTACCGGCGAAAGCCTTATATATATCCTGTATACTTCCGGATCGACAGGTAAGCCTAAAGGTGTACAAATACGCCACCGCAACCTGCTGAACCTGGAACTGGGCATGGCCCACCTGAAGATGACCAGCGACGATGTATTGCTTGGCATTACCACCATATCATTCGATATTTTTGGGTTGGAGATGTACCTGCCGCTGATGCATGGCGCTACCCTCATTATTACAGATACGGTAACCGCCAAAGATGGCCGCGCGCTGCTGGAAATATTAAAGACACAGGACGTTACCTTCTTTCAGGCTACGCCATATACCTGGCGCATGCTGGTAGAGTCGGGCTGGAAAGACCCGCTGCCAATTAAAGGCATCACCGGCGGCGAGCCATTGACCAAAGATCTGGCCAGCAAGATCATCCCTTTGTGCAAGGAGTTGTGGAACCAATACGGCCCAACCGAAACCACCATCTATTCAACCATTAAGCATGTAACCAGTATCGACGATATCACCATCGGCAAACCGTTACTAAACACGCAGGTATACATTGTAGACGAGCACCTGAATAACCTGACCGATGGATCGGAAGGTGAGATACTGATAGGCGGCGAAGGCGTAGCCATTGGTTACCTTAACCGCCCTGAACTAAATGCGGAGAAATTCATCGACGATAAATTTACCGGCATCCCTGGCGCTAAGGTTTACCGGACAGGCGATTTAGGCCGTTTTGATGCCAAAGGCGATATCTTTTGCCTTGGCCGTACCGATCACCAGGTGAAGATCCGCGGATACCGCATTGAGGTTGAGGAAATAGAATTTATCTTATCTAAACAGGCAAACATTAAGCAGGTGGTTGTAATGCCGCGCAGCGATATGGGGCCTGATATGCGCCTGGTTGCTTATATTGTACTGGCTGATGTGAACGAAGATTCGGTACAGCACCTGGATGCCTGGAAGCAATCGTTGATAGACGAGCTGCCCGAATACATGGTGCCCGACGACTTCGCTGTTATCGACACCATCCCGATCACCCCGAACGGTAAGGTTGACCGTAAGGCTATGCCTAACCCAATACCATTTATTGTACGCCATCGCAACACCTACGTAGCTCCACGCACCGAGGTTGAGAAAATGGTGGCCGATATTTGGTCGGAGTATATGAATATCGAGCAGGTTGGCATTTTTGATAACTTCTTCGAACTGGGTGGCCGCTCTTTAGTAGCTGTAAAAATTATGGCCCGCATTGAGCAGGAAACCGGTAAACGCCTGCCACTGGCAACATTGTTTGAGCATTCTACGGTAGAAAAGCTGTCCCTGCGTTTGCAGATGGATTCAAAATCCATCACCTGGGATTCATTAGTACCTATTAAACCACAGGGCAATAAAATGCCGATATACATTGTGCACGGCGCGGGTTTAAACGTTTTACTATTCAATGCGCTGGCCATGAATTTGGATGATGACCAACCGGTTTACGGTCTGCAAGCCAAAAGCCTGAACGGCATTGATAAACCGCTTGACGATATGGGCGAGATAGCGGCCAGTTACATAGCCGAGATCATCGCCAAAAATCCTGACGGGCCGTACGCCTTGGCTGGGTACTCGCTGGGTGGTATCATTGCTTACGAAATGGCCCGCCAAATGAAAAACGAAGGCCGGGATGTACGCATGGTGGCCATGTTTGATACTTATATAACACAAACCCAAAAACACGACTCCTGGATAAAAAAGACATTCGATAACACAAGGTTCTTTATTATGCAGGTGCTATATAGCTTTGTATTATTAGCCGAAGATCCTAAGCGTGCTATTGAATACAAATGGCTGCAAATAAAACGCCGCATCATCCGCTTATACTGGCGCATTACGCATGGTAAGGAACAAAAGCAGGAAGGTTTCTTTGGCTACTCTAACCAAATAGACGAGGAAAACCAACGTGCCATGGATAATTATTTTGTGGAGCCGGTTGATATCGCTATTGATCTGTTCCGCGCCAAAAAGCGTACCTTTTATATGGACGACTTTAAAACCATGGGCTGGAAACCGTTTGCTAAACGAGGCGTGCTTGTACACGATATCCCCGGCGAGCATAATACCATATTTGCCCCGCCTAACGATAAGGAGTTTGCTGTAGTGCTTCAGGAGTGTTTGGATAGGGCCGTCAAAAACTAA
- a CDS encoding glycosyltransferase: MDILLTIADIIFWIIFIYLGIYCLYLFFFSVCGRLIKVPEPPVTDKLLKFVLYIPAYKEDAIILNTAAKTANLDYPKDKYHVCIIADKLQPETVEQLRAMDLQVVEVFFESSTKSKALNKAIENTEEGFDAAVVYDIDNIAAPDFLHHINRYLVAGEKVVQGHRVALNSETSIAMLDAISEEINNHIFRKAQRVFNLSAAIIGSGMALDYQLFKDVMMRIDAVGGFDKEMGLLLTHERISVAYSEEALMYDEKVSKPDNFKNQRKRWLSAQFSLFGRYWKAGLAELFKHGNRDHFNEIYQLSILPRVLMLGIMPMMLAISFIGVGPSWRWWLVATGLCYTAIVAAIPPSFFNKKLLNAVLRLPFIFFTMFALLFKLKGANKKFIHTAHEVPKEPMA, from the coding sequence ATGGATATTTTATTAACCATCGCGGATATAATTTTTTGGATAATTTTTATTTACCTGGGGATATACTGCCTGTACCTGTTCTTTTTTTCGGTGTGTGGCCGGCTAATTAAAGTGCCCGAACCACCGGTTACCGATAAGCTGTTAAAGTTTGTACTCTACATCCCGGCTTATAAAGAAGATGCCATTATACTGAACACGGCCGCCAAAACCGCCAACCTGGATTATCCTAAAGACAAATACCATGTTTGCATAATTGCCGATAAGCTACAGCCCGAAACCGTGGAACAACTACGGGCAATGGACCTGCAGGTGGTTGAGGTATTTTTTGAAAGCAGCACCAAATCAAAAGCCCTGAACAAAGCCATCGAAAATACCGAAGAAGGTTTTGACGCAGCCGTGGTTTACGATATCGATAACATCGCCGCTCCGGATTTCCTGCACCACATTAACCGTTACCTGGTAGCCGGCGAAAAAGTAGTGCAGGGCCATCGTGTAGCGCTGAATAGCGAAACCTCCATAGCCATGCTTGATGCGATTAGCGAGGAGATCAATAACCATATCTTCCGCAAAGCGCAACGAGTGTTTAACCTTAGCGCGGCCATTATTGGTTCGGGTATGGCGCTGGATTACCAGTTGTTTAAAGATGTAATGATGCGTATTGACGCCGTTGGCGGCTTTGATAAAGAAATGGGCCTGTTGCTTACACACGAGCGCATTAGTGTGGCCTATAGCGAAGAAGCGCTGATGTACGACGAAAAGGTAAGCAAGCCCGATAATTTCAAAAATCAACGTAAGCGATGGTTATCGGCTCAGTTCAGCTTGTTTGGCCGTTACTGGAAAGCCGGCCTGGCCGAACTGTTTAAACATGGTAACCGCGATCACTTTAATGAGATCTACCAGTTATCCATCCTGCCCCGCGTACTAATGCTGGGCATAATGCCTATGATGCTGGCCATCTCCTTTATTGGCGTTGGGCCTTCATGGCGCTGGTGGCTGGTGGCAACCGGCTTATGTTATACGGCTATTGTGGCGGCCATCCCGCCATCATTCTTTAACAAAAAGTTACTGAATGCCGTATTGCGCTTACCATTTATATTCTTTACCATGTTCGCCCTGTTATTTAAGTTAAAAGGAGCGAATAAGAAATTTATTCATACCGCGCACGAGGTTCCCAAAGAACCAATGGCATAA